A single genomic interval of Musa acuminata AAA Group cultivar baxijiao chromosome BXJ3-4, Cavendish_Baxijiao_AAA, whole genome shotgun sequence harbors:
- the LOC135635879 gene encoding non-specific lipid-transfer protein 1-like, whose protein sequence is MARSGALLVLALALLLVTAPHVTQAITCGQVTSDLSPCIAYATGKGSLTPSCCNGVKSLNSAAKTSPDRKTACACIKSLVSRVSGVNTGVVSGIPGKCGVSIPYTISPSTDCSKVN, encoded by the exons ATGGCGCGCTCCGGTGCTCTCCTGGTTCTTGCGCTGGCCCTCCTCCTCGTCACCGCACCGCATGTTACCCAAGCCATCACATGCGGCCAGGTCACGTCTGACCTGAGCCCATGCATCGCCTACGCCACCGGCAAGGGGTCACTGACCCCCAGTTGCTGCAACGGGGTGAAGAGCCTCAACAGCGCCGCGAAAACCTCGCCCGACCGCAAGACTGCTTGCGCCTGTATCAAGTCCCTCGTTTCCCGGGTCTCCGGTGTCAATACCGGCGTCGTCTCCGGCATCCCGGGCAAGTGTGGTGTCAGCATCCCCTACACCATCAGCCCCTCCACCGACTGCTCCAA GGTGAACTGA